The nucleotide sequence ACTATCTGCGGATCCTGCGCCGTCGATGGAAGATCGTGGCCGGGTGCTGCCTGGCGCTGGGGCTCCTGACCCTGCTCCTGACGCCACGCGCCGGGTCCGTCTACGAAGCGACGGCGCGCGTCAAGTGGAGCCGCACGGACAGCGTCACGGGTCTGTTCCTGGAGGCCTTCACCTGGAGCCCCGGGGACGACCTCGCCACGCAGGCGCAGATCATCACCAGCAGGCCCGTGGCCCTGAAGGCGGCGCAGCGTCTCGGGCGCATCCCGGTCTCCACCACCATCGAGAACGTCCTGGCCGACAAGACGTTATCGGCGGCTCTCGATGCCATGCTGGCCAGCTACACGGCCAAGCCGATCGACAACACCAGCCTCATCGAGATCAGGAGCGCCTGCCCTGGACCGGACGAGGCGGTGCAGCTCGTGAACGCGGTCATGCAGGAATACATCATCGGGCACACGTTCGAGCGCAACCGCCAGGCGATCGAGGCGCGCGAGTTCGTCGAGAGACAGGTCGCCGAAGTCAGCGCGAAGCTCCGGGCCGCCGAGGAACAGCTCACCCGCTTCAAGGAAGCCAACGTGGGAGCGAGCATGCCCGACGCGAAGGAGATCCAGTACTTCCAGGACGAGGCCGCGCACACCGAGGCGCGGCTGGTCGCACTGGAGCACCTGAGCGACCTGCTCGCCCACCCCGGAGATCCGGGCTCTTCGCCCGAACTGCTCCTGGTCGACCTGCCGGAGGAGGGGCTGGGCGGGTTGCGGCAGGAGCTCGCGAGACTCGAGGACAGCAAGCGACAGCTCCTCGCGTTCATGAAGGACGATGCCCCCGAAATCCGGTCCATCAAGGACCAGATCGACGTGCTCACCGGCCGGCTGCGGCGCGAGACGACCACCGCCCTCGACCTGATGCGCGGCCGCAAGCGGGAGCTCACCTCGAAGCTGGCCCGCTTCCCGCGCGCCGAGCAGACGCTGCTCGAGCTGCAGCGCCAGGTCCAGGTGAACGCCGAAGCCTACGAGATGCTGATGCGCAAGCATCAGGAGGCCCTGATCAAGGAGGCCGACAAGGTGCAGGAGCTGAGCGTCGTCGAGGAGGCGACGGCCGCCGTCCCGAGACACGCGCCGGGGAGGCTCCTGCGATCGCTGGTCGGTCTCATCGTCGGTCTGCTCCTCGGGCTGGTGGCGGCCTTCCTGGCGGAGACTCTCGACACCTCGATCGGCAGCATCGAGGACGTGGAGCAGTACCTCGGCCTGTCGGTGATCGGCGTCGTGCCGCACATCGACCCCGACGCCACGCGACGCGACATCCTGCAGCGCAACCCGGCCCTGGCCTCCGACCCGAACCTGGAGGGTCTCGGCGCCCTGGTGACGCAGTTCGCGCCGCAGTCGCCCGCGGCCGAGGCCTTCCGCTCGCTGCGCACCAACATCGAGTTCTCCCGGATCGGCAAGGCGGGCCGCACGTTCCTGTTCACCTCCGCCTCCCCCAGCGAAGGCAAATCCACGACCGTCGCCAACCTGGGAGTCGCGATGGCCCAGATGGGAATGAAGACGCTGGTGTGGGATTGCGATTTGAGAAACCCCTCGCTCAGCCGCCTGTTCGGCGTCCCGCGCGAGCCCGGGTTCACGCACGTCGTGCTGGGCATGAACCGGCTGGACGACGTCCTGCACCGATTCTCGGAGGTGTTTCTCGGGCGCGTCGACATGCGCTCGATGCTCACCTCCGCGGGTCTTGAGAATCTCCGGATCCTCACCGCGGGGGCGCTGCCGCCGAACCCCTCCGAGCTCCTGGCGTCTCCCCTGTTCTCCGATTTCATCGTCGAAGTGGCCTCGAGGTTCGACGTCATCCTCATCGACTCGCCGCCGATTCTCCCCGTGACCGACGCCGTGGTCCTGTCGACGCGTGTGGACGGCGTGATCCTGGTCTACCAGCTCGGGCGGATCGGCCGGGCCGTCCTGAAGAGGGCCAAGACGCATCTCGACAACGTGCATGCCGCCATCCGCGGGATCGTGCTGAACGATGTCAAGGCGGAGGTCAGCACCTACACCGCGGAGATGCAGTACATCTACCAGCGCTACGACAAACAGCCGCAGGATGGAGGGGACACGGCGCCCCGCCAGGCTCCCGCTGGCCGCCCCGAGGCCAAGGCGGCCGGCGGCGAACGGTAGCATCGTGTCCGCCGCGCCCGGCGCCGTCGGCGCCCTCCCGGCCCGGAAGGCCGCGCTCCTCTCAGGTCTCCTGGGATCGCTTCTCGTCCTGTCGCTCTGGGTGACCCGCGCTCCCCTCGAGGTGCCGGTCGTCGCGACCGTGGCCGCCGTGCTGTTTCTGGCGACCCTCCTGCACGCGGAGGCCGGGCTGGTCATCCTCATCGCGTCGATGCTCCTGTCGCCGGAGCTCCCTCTCGGGGGAGCCGGCGGCGGCGGTCTGGAGGGAAGTCGTTCGGTCATCCTGAGGACCGAGGACCTGGT is from Candidatus Dormiibacterota bacterium and encodes:
- a CDS encoding GNVR domain-containing protein, which produces MSAQYDLNLQDYLRILRRRWKIVAGCCLALGLLTLLLTPRAGSVYEATARVKWSRTDSVTGLFLEAFTWSPGDDLATQAQIITSRPVALKAAQRLGRIPVSTTIENVLADKTLSAALDAMLASYTAKPIDNTSLIEIRSACPGPDEAVQLVNAVMQEYIIGHTFERNRQAIEAREFVERQVAEVSAKLRAAEEQLTRFKEANVGASMPDAKEIQYFQDEAAHTEARLVALEHLSDLLAHPGDPGSSPELLLVDLPEEGLGGLRQELARLEDSKRQLLAFMKDDAPEIRSIKDQIDVLTGRLRRETTTALDLMRGRKRELTSKLARFPRAEQTLLELQRQVQVNAEAYEMLMRKHQEALIKEADKVQELSVVEEATAAVPRHAPGRLLRSLVGLIVGLLLGLVAAFLAETLDTSIGSIEDVEQYLGLSVIGVVPHIDPDATRRDILQRNPALASDPNLEGLGALVTQFAPQSPAAEAFRSLRTNIEFSRIGKAGRTFLFTSASPSEGKSTTVANLGVAMAQMGMKTLVWDCDLRNPSLSRLFGVPREPGFTHVVLGMNRLDDVLHRFSEVFLGRVDMRSMLTSAGLENLRILTAGALPPNPSELLASPLFSDFIVEVASRFDVILIDSPPILPVTDAVVLSTRVDGVILVYQLGRIGRAVLKRAKTHLDNVHAAIRGIVLNDVKAEVSTYTAEMQYIYQRYDKQPQDGGDTAPRQAPAGRPEAKAAGGER